Sequence from the Corallococcus sp. EGB genome:
GCGCATGGCCGAGGCGCGCCGCTCCGACCTGGCCCGCGCCCGCAACGCCGCGGACAGCGAGGCCGGCCGGCTGGAGGCCGCGGAGAGCGGGCTGGCTCGCACCCTCACCCAGGCCAAGACGCAGTGGACCGAGGACCACCCGGAGGTGAAGCGGATGGCGCGTGAGCTGAGCGACATCGCCGCCCAGCGCAAGGACGCGGAAGGCCGCATGGTCGCCGAGCGCAACGAGCGCACCCGCGTGGCCACGCTCATCACCAACATCCAGAAGGACATCGTGGATCTCCAGAAGCAGGCCGAGGCGTACCAGGCGCGGCTGAACAACACCCCGCGCTGGGCCCAGGACCTGGCGGTCATGAACCGGGACTACGAAATCGCCCGCACCAAGTACCAGAGCGTGGTGAGCCGCAAGGTGGAGGCGGAGATCGCCCAGGAGCTGGAGGCCAAGAGCGCCAAGAGCCTGTTCAACGTCATCTCGCCCGCCGGGGTGCCCTCCTCGCCCGCCCGCCCGGACCGCATGAGCGGTCTGCTCATCGCCGCGCTGGCGGCCCTGGCCCTGGGGGTCCTCACCGGCACCGTCCTGGAGATGCGCGACGACAGCCTGCGCGACGGCACCGAGGTCCGCGAGCGCCTGACGCTGCCTGTCCTGGCGGTGGTCCCGAACATGCAAGGCAAGACGGAGAAGCGGATCCTGATGCCGATGGCTGGGAGCAAGAACAGCGTCTCCGCACCGACTTCCCTGAACTAATTGCCGACCCTCTACGGAAAGGATTGGAGAACTCAGATGGACTCGACGATGGAGCGGGCCGGTAATTTCCTCCCCCGCGTGGACGACAGCGCGGCTTCCTCGAACGCGGTGGACCGCCGGGTGGTGACGCTCACGGCCCCTGCTTCCGCGGCCGCCGAACAGTACCGCACCCTGTACTACCGCCTGGAGCGGATGCGCGAGCAGCGCCCGATGAAGGTGGTGGCGCTCACCTCCGCGATGCCCGGCGAGGGCAAGACGGTGACGAGCGTGAACCTGGCCCTGGCCGCCGCCCGGGCGAACCCGGAGCGCCGCATCCTGCTGGTGGACGCGGACCTGCGCCGGGGGCAGGTGGCTCCCACGCTGGGCATGCGCAACAAGCAGGGCCTGGCGGAGCTCCTGGCGGGTGAGTGCGACGTGCGCGACGTGGTGCGCCGCTTCAACGCCACGCGGCTGGCGGTCATCCCCGCCGGCGCCACGCCGGAGGAGAGCACCCAGGTGCTGGCAAGCGCCCGCATGAAGCAGTTCCTCAAGGCGGTGCGCGACGGCTTCGACGAGGTGTACGTGGACCTGCCGCCCACGCTGCCGTTCGCGGACGCGGCCATCCTGGGCCACCAGATGGACGGCGTGCTGATGGTCATCCGCGCCAACGTCACCCCCTCCAAGGTGGTGAACCAGGCGGTGGAGCAGCTGGCGGGCGCGGCGCTGGTGGGCTGTGTCCTCAACGGGGCGGAAGTGAACGCGACCCCATACCTGAAGAACTACGTGAGGAAGTAGCGGTGTGGCGGTGAGGTGAAGTGTTTCGCGGCCCGACCCGCTCCTCGCCCTGATGAGGGGTGAGGGGCGGGGGGCCTGGAGCGGCGGCGGGTTGGGGTTGGAGGAGTCACGTGCTTCGCGTTTTCCACCACTATTTTTCAGCCAAGAAACTGACGTTCTTCCTCGCCGAGTCCTCGGCGATCGCGTTGGCCTGTG
This genomic interval carries:
- a CDS encoding Wzz/FepE/Etk N-terminal domain-containing protein, with translation MERGMTADQLLSALWRRKALVGAIAAAIFVLGAAIVMTRPSIYEASVVVRVEPQRPGEEMVQRTVSELIEQRLVTVRQELLARPVLQKAIEEMNLYPELVSEKGIEAAVEQMRKDITVRVEGETAFELTYAGRDPQVVAQVANRLPAIFSEETLKIRQAQAARATDLFNEEMVSMGKAVSAWESKISKFKVDHLGELPEQLEMNMRGLERIGAQLQTKSEELRMAEARRSDLARARNAADSEAGRLEAAESGLARTLTQAKTQWTEDHPEVKRMARELSDIAAQRKDAEGRMVAERNERTRVATLITNIQKDIVDLQKQAEAYQARLNNTPRWAQDLAVMNRDYEIARTKYQSVVSRKVEAEIAQELEAKSAKSLFNVISPAGVPSSPARPDRMSGLLIAALAALALGVLTGTVLEMRDDSLRDGTEVRERLTLPVLAVVPNMQGKTEKRILMPMAGSKNSVSAPTSLN
- a CDS encoding CpsD/CapB family tyrosine-protein kinase → MDSTMERAGNFLPRVDDSAASSNAVDRRVVTLTAPASAAAEQYRTLYYRLERMREQRPMKVVALTSAMPGEGKTVTSVNLALAAARANPERRILLVDADLRRGQVAPTLGMRNKQGLAELLAGECDVRDVVRRFNATRLAVIPAGATPEESTQVLASARMKQFLKAVRDGFDEVYVDLPPTLPFADAAILGHQMDGVLMVIRANVTPSKVVNQAVEQLAGAALVGCVLNGAEVNATPYLKNYVRK